The genomic stretch GTGGCAAGTAAGTTTGCTAAAGCAACCAAGGAATCAGAAGAATTGTATAAGATTCGTTTGACTTGTTCTGTAGATTGTTTAAGATATCTCATGGCACAAGGTATGCCTTTCCATGGACGTGACGAATCCTCTACTTCTCTAAATAAGGGCAATTTTAGAGAGATGGTAGATTGGGTAAAATCTTCGAATGAGCAAGTGAGGTATGCTTTTGATCGTGGTGGAAAAAATTGCACAATGACTTCCTGTGACATTCAAAAGGAGCTTGCAATGTGTTGTGCACATGAAGTTAccaaggtgattatggaagagcttgGTGATAGACAATTTTTTGTGCTTATTGACCACAACAAGTGCATCTTGTAAGAGGGGGATGTTTTGACCGAGGCACAACACCAAGATATTTTAAATAAACTTGAGAGTGGTGAGATATCTAGAGGAAGGGGTTGCACCAATCATATAGTCTCACTAGACCCGGGGATACTAGATGGGGTTTAAATCATACTACATTAATTCGGTTAAAGGTGCTTAGTATGGTTGATGAAGATGGACGTGGACCATCTCAAGCAGCGGATTTGATAGAAAAAATGGagaaatttaaattttcttttattttgaagttaatgttaaagttgtttggtatcaCAAACGAGCTTTCAAATGTCTTGCAAAGAAAAGATCTTAATATTGTGATTGCCATGGAATTAGTTGATGATGTTAAAGCTCAGTTGGCCACAATGAGAGAGAGTGGTTgggatattttattttctgatgtcCAAGAATGTTGTGTTGCTAGAGGTATTCCGATTCTAAATATGGATGACGAAATACCGGTTCGGGGTCGTTCAAGGGTATAAGGGAGGACTATCACTAATCTTCATCATTACCGTGCATAGATTTTTTATGTTGATATTGACAAAATATGTGTGGAGATGGATCACCGCTTTAGTGAAGGAAGTAACATTATCCTTGATTGTTTCTCATGTCTTGACCCCAAGAACTCTTTCTCCACGTTTGATGCTGATAAGCTTGCTCGTCTTGCTGGTATTTATCATGAAGACTTTTCTAATGATGATCGCGGAACAATAAGGGATCAACTTGACACTTATGTTCTTCAAGTGAAAAGAAATGCCTCATTTTCCACTTGTTAAGATGTTCAAAGTTTGGTtatgaagatggttcaaactgagaaacaTTTGGTATTTCCATTGGTTTACCAACTTATTGAGTTAGCTTTGATATTGTCGGTGCCTACAACATCGgttgaaagagctttttcagcaatgaagattatcaagtctaaattgCGCAATAAGATCAATgatgtgtggttcaatgacttgatggtATGTTACATCGAGCaggagatattcaagtcacttgatgatattgatattatttgAACTTTCACCGCAAAAAAGTCTCGAAAAGGACATTTGCCTCGTGATTTTATTTAACCCGCTATTGTAAGGTTATGTTTCATCTCTAGGCTTTATAAATTTGTTGGCTCCGTCACTGAGGAGGAGGGAACGAGCTCTAAAGGAAAACCATAGAGAACTGTTCTCAGATTTTGGGATAGGGAAAATGTAGGAGGAGTCTCAAATGAAAATTTCCATTTGGTCATAAGAACGACTATGATTGcgaaactttttaaaaaattggaACTAAAAAAAGAGAAGTTGTGGTCGTATGATGGAAAAATATATTGAACTAATGCTCAATGGTCATCTTGGGGAAAGGAAGGGACACAAAGACCACTACACCAAAATTCACTTTAGAAAGCGCTAAAAAGACAACGCTTTTatcaaaaagcgctgctaaaagttgaaaaaaaaaattcgcTAAAAAAAGCGCTGCTAAGGGGAATAGCTAAGAAAGCGCAttaaaaaagcgctgctaaaaggcAAGATAAGAAAGCActttttaaaaagcgctgctaaacaCCGTAAGTTAGACAACACTtctgaaagcgctgctaaagggcaTAGATTAAAAAGCGCTTTATTATAAAAAAGCGCTGCCTTTTGTGATTATATctaaattctaaaattaaaacacaaaaaccctaaaataccAATACACGATATTTTCTGCAACTCACTCACCTCCGTTCTGCAACTCACTCAGCTGTTCTCACCTCTTTCCTCCATTCACCACTCACGGAAACCGTCGGCCGCCGTTCTCACCTCTCACCGTTTACGGAAACCGTTGGTCGCCGTTCTCACCTCTCACCGCTCGTTTTTCCTCTCACGTCTCTTCAATCTACAAGTTCTTCACCAATTCGACTCTGATTCAAACCCTAACAACGAGGATTGAAAACGTTCGCGTTTTTCCCTGCAGTGTATGCATTGTTCTTTTCCTGATTCTTTATGTTTTGATTTTGGCTAGTTTTTGTTGAGTCGTTTTGCTCTCGTTCTTTTTCATGCTGCTTATTCCACCATCCAGTGTAACCATAATCGATTTGTTTTGATATTTACTTGGTTGTAGATAAGAGCTTGTTGAAGGTGGTGACTGAACTGTTTGTTGGATTGTTGCTTTGTTTCTGGGCTGCTCTTACTGTGCTTGGGAAGTTTTTGTCCATACACCCATAATCTGATGAAAACAGGTTTGTTTTTCTTATCTATCCTTTTCTATGTTAGTTTCATTCTATTCAATTATTTAGGGTTCTTGCTGTAGTTGTTTGTTTTAAGGTTGCATTTGTTTTGTGTGCTTATTTAGACTAGTAGATGTGAATGGTCTATTAGGAGATTTTGTCTAAGTTATTTGGTTTGAAAGATTTACTTTTATGTTAGAGAAGGGAGAAGACTTGTAGAGTGTAACCTTACTGTTATTCCATCTTACTGAGCATGCATTACATTATATATTCAAAACAATCTTAGGATATCCTGTTTTTCATCGTGTGTTAGAGTAGAGTAAGCAACGAAGATGGAACTAGGAAGTAGGAAGTTCCTAACAAACTCCCTGGAATTACTTCACCAACTTACATTTTTTTGGACATCATTTGAATCTGAAGTCTACACGCAGGTCTGACCAGAATTTATACTCTTTCAATCAGCTCATGAGTTAAAGTTCACAATTGACAAGGTGAGGTTAGCTCTGCATGCCGACCTGCTATAATATCtcgaataaaaatttaaaatctaaACCCGTGGCATCCCTAACACTAAAGCAAAACTGTTAGCAAAACATAACGACACTCATTATAAACTTTCTTTATCAAGTTATCATTATCCTTATTTTACTCAGCAACAACTGTATGCACTACTTAAAGCCATAAATGCTAAGTTTTACAATATTCAAGTTGCACATGTGTCTATGTACAACTGAATTATATGTACTATACCAACATAAAGTTGGTACTTGGTATACAATATAGATTTATACAAAATGGAAAATATGGGTTCTAATCTATATTTGGTACATTTTTCTATTTTAGGACTAAAACAGGACAAGACAGAACATTGGGTGCAATctataaataaaacataactagAGAATAAACTTGTACCAAATACATTATGAAGGAGGGAGAATCAGTTATAAAGTTTTTAAGATGTATTATACTTCTTACCTTACGTCTTTATAGCATATATCTTCCTTCCACAGCTCTATTATAAATGTAGGTATCTATTGAAGCTGCAAATTATTAAACAAGAAAAGTTAATGCCAATAGACATACCCAATATTTAAATGGCAAAAGGTAAACTACATAACCATGCAAGAACTTCTCCAATTCCATATTAGTCAAGGTTTTGCTCATGAGCAAGTCACAAGTGCAAACTCATGCACATGCAAGTCAGATTAATTGAACATTACGAGGCATCATGAACATTCGATCATATACAGAAATGTGATTTCACATAATAAATACTCAATTGACATCAAAGTGAAGTCTATGTAATTCCAACATATCCTATAAAGATTTGCTAACAATATACTCAATGCAAACCAATTACCACATCCGTTTAGGACGACAAAACATCAAACACCAATCTTATCCCATTAACTAAACCCCCACCAATATCATTCACAGGAAAAATATTAGATCACTTTATAACTGGCTGCTCTCTATATTTTCTACTGCTTCAAGCTCAGTGGTTTCCCTCACATGGAGTCAGAGGTTAAACATAGCAATTCTAGGTCTAATCATGATCAAACTCAAGTTCATAAAATCACTGAAAAGAGATTGAATTTAAAAACTTTGTTTcagaaaagcgctgcctaaagcggGTCTTTAACAGCGCATTTAAGAAAAAAGCGCTGACTAAagtgggcctttagcagcgcttgtgGGGACAGCGCTGCCTAAAggtggcctttagcagcgcttttaataggctttttcttaaaaattgtttcagataagcgctgtctaaagggggcctttagcagcgGGGGAATAgatagcgctttaaagcgctgcttAAAGCCAAAAAAAGCACTGTCTGTTTCCTTGTTTGGCATAGTGGACGATTGACGTGTAGTTATTACTTATTAGTGGTTCTTTGTAGAAGCAAATAAGAGCTAAAACAATAGTAATAACAAGCTTGTCTTTCAATCTACTAATGATTTACCGTATCTTCCTCAATGTAtcacccaaaaaaaaaaattattaaaaataattaaaagtcttgcatatttttattattgggaTGTTTAAAgtcaatatatattaaaagaaaggAGAATAATATTATACTCTAGTTTTCTATTTGTTTATTTCTAAAGCATATCGATGTTTGACTTTTGTATTATTAGTTATACATTATATTTTGAAAAGCTCTGAGGATTATTCTGACTGCTAGTTATGAAAATGAGTTATATCAACAAAAATTTTAAAcacattttaaaagaaaaaataaataataattctttttttaGATTCTTCTGTATTTAAAAGTCAATTTAATTTTACCACATTTCTAATCGAAGTGTTACAACCATGTCAAATATAAAGAAGCATTGTATATGTCTATAGCTAAAAGTATGGTATATTCAAACTTCATCACCACTCCAATTATTCTTCACTTTTGGACCAGTTGGTCCTTCTTCTCCCAACACTTCTTTTGGCAAATtcctaataatatttataaaaacatcttTAAGCTTCCATGGCAATATCTTCTCCACCTTCCTCAACTCCTCATCTAAGTCATAATCAATCTTTGGTCCCCATTCCCTGAAATACTTCAACCAAGATGGCTCTACAACAAAAGGCTCCAAATACTCAGCAGAAACCAACACAAATTTTTCCAAATCCATAATCATGCTACTCTTAGCACTATCATTTCTAATCCCTATTCCATTTCTCCCTTGTAGAACTAGTCCTTCATGTGGATATGAAGCATGACCATGCAATGAAGAGTAAAAAACTGGTCTATTATTGTTGTTATCAGTTTGAAACTCAAGCTGAGATGAATCAACCCATTCACCTTTACTATGTTGTGAAAAGTACATTTTCCATAACTGACCATCTAAGTTACTTACCCTTAATGTCACATGCTCCCAATCACCAACATGTTCACCTATTTTCCCTAATTTAATATCTAGAAACTTTACTTTTGCTCTCCCAGGTCCATTGAAAGGGTAAAATATCCACATGGCAATATCAGTGAAGGTTCCTCCAAGCATTGGTTTCACATGTACATAAGATTCTGCACTTTGTAAATTTCCTTTTTTGACTTTATCTTTGTTTACATCATCAGCAGGTAGGTCTAGCCAATAAGTACCATCATTGTTAGGATCTTGAGGAAGGTTAACACCGTTTTGCGCTATTGGAATAGGACTTGATTCTTCGTCTTTCTTGTATAGTAATGCTCCATTCGAGAAAAACCAATTTACCGAGGAAGGTAAGTATTCTTCGTCCGGATGCAAGTACATCAAAGGAGAGTAAACTTGGAGAATTGAATTAATTTGAAGTAAATTCGGCATGATTTTCGAAAGAGGATTGAGATTCTTCAAACATGAAATTGATGGAGGGCTAGTTTCTGCACCATTCTGTGCAACGAAAGTACCAACGCTAACACCGGGCGCTTGAGTTCCTCGATTGATTGGTCTAACATCGGAGAAATTGACGTCGCTTGATCCCCAAATCCACGACGAAGACTCGCATTGGTCTGTGAGGTCTTCTCTAACACACTTGATTTTGTCAAGGGGAGGTTTATCTGGTGTTGTTGTGACAACATGGCCTAAAGCATTGTATCCATCAGGTGCTACTGGTAGCCAAATATAGCAACTGCTATCTTGAGTAACCTTAAGAGATGAAGTGTTGAATACAAGTGTATAATCTATTGGTTTCTTTAAAGTACTGTTGCTTGTGCTTGAAGAAACATCCTTTGCAACAAGAACATATCCAAAAAGAGGTTTGTTGTTAGGTTGGGAGTAGCTACCTAACATAGAGAATCCTTGAGGTATTCCTGTTGGTTCAAACACGGTTGCACCTTGGTTATCTTGTCCACCATCATAAGTGGCCCAAATTTTGTTAAATGTTGATACTTGAGATACTTGTATCCCACCAAGATCAATGATTCCACTTGCAAAACCACTACCTGTTTATGGAAATCCAACACTATTTGTAATTAGAACTCCATTTTTTAAAACATGGTATGACTATAGGAGTTAAAATGATAAATACCTGGTGGCCAATTAGTTGAAACAATTGGAAGGTTGAATACTGTGTCGACGGGGCGAGTTCGCGATTGTTTTCTCTTGAAGAGATTCATTACAAAACATGTGGAAAAACAACTATCCATTAGCTGAGTTTTCAAGAGAATAATGTGTAAGTCTACATAGAAGAATGAAGCATTTATGTATGAAATGGAGATTTTTGCAAGAAATGAATTCCTTTGAGGACAAAAGCGTGAAGATAGAAAACTCATTCTTTtgatatattaaaaagaaaacaCAAGTGATACGTTAATGGCGTGTCGTACAAGGTAACTAGTTTGGATACATTGATAAAGCTTATAGACATTGTTCAACTTCGCTTACACACTAAGTTGTTGGTTAAAGGACTTGCTTGTCTTGTTTATGTTACACATCTCCTTTGCTTCTAATGAGGTTGGTTAAGAAGTATACACaagtgtgttgtgattgtatcaTTTGACATTTATATGGAAAACAAAACACCTTTAAGTACGTTTATGCCGGAAATTATTGTTAGTTATGTTGGTCATGAAATTCGAACGTTCAACATCTTAAATGATTCACTATTTAATTCTTCTACCACAAACCATCAAATCAACGAGAACTTGGGCAAAATAGAGTACTGTGTTCGTATGATTGAGAACATGTTCTTTTGTTAATTATGTTAATTGttactaaaataaatataaaagtacTACCAATTTTAGTTttcaaagaaataataaaaaattatgggTTGTATTATGAGTCGACCACATCGATTCCGACCAACTATTAAGAAGGGTTTATATtcctttcaaaatcttttcaatacCCAAAGATTATCATCCGCAAATCACTAGTAACAAAatatcttatttttttttatttccacacacatatatatatatatatatatatatatatatatatatatatatatatatatatatatatatatataagtcaaGATCAAATGACATCAAGAAGTTTTCCACCATGGCAAACAACTCTTCCATTTTGTGATCCATTGGAGTTCACCACAGTGGTCACTCGTTGCATCACAAAGCAAAGTTGCACCACCAGCATAATAAAATGATCAAAATTAAAGTTGTGGGCCATttagtattaaaataaaattgtaaatgaataaaatataaataaattaattaaagttgtgggACCTAATATGGATTCTTTAGGATTGCAATGTTGGAGTTAAAATTTGTTGAATTGCTTCAAGATGATGTGGCTTAATGGATCCcacaaaaaacccaaaaataGATTGTACTATTGAAGATGCTCTTATAACTCTTTAATGAATATTCATATAACAAAATCTATCGTCTGATTGATGATTGCATCCAACTGAAATATGTCATTGATGAACTGATCAAGACGGGTAAGCTATATAAGTGTGTAAATATAAGTCATGTAATATTAAATATGTTTTAGGAAGTTATCGTTCAAATGGTGTGTCGTTATGTTAATATTCTGATACAATCATTTGGTCTTTTATTAGTTGAGTTCAAAAGTATAATATTATGCAAGTTGCATGTGAAATTTTAActtctaaacaaaaataatttcaaatattcaTAGAGTTAAGAAAAATACTTAGAGTAAAATGAGAAACTTCTTAATTATTCAAAGAAAAAACTAATTCATCCTCttctaaattatattttaaatttttattttcttaaaaataacaTAAAGATCGAAAACTTAAATTTATATCGACCTCCTAATTTTATTTATGGTCGCTTATTCTTCATAGTTATTATTGTCCTTATTTTATTTAGTCCCGCTGACGACAGCTATAATTTTTGTTGGGGATCCCTTTTCTTGTTGTATTTCCTTTCTTCTTGATCTTTCTTATGGAGGCCCTTATGAGTGTATCACATAAGTCTCCACCTTTTGATTACCTCCACAATTGCATCCCTCGAGTTGATGCATTCATTAGTGGATTGATCAACAATCTTTAATGGAACTTTTTCCGGATTTATTTCAGGTGACTTCTGACCATCTAATAGCGGTGGCTGATTTGGGGCATTTTGGGCAAGGGGGGTGGCAGTGGGATTTGCAGCCGCTGCTGCCAGTTAGCGCTGCAGGTTTGCTGCCAGCGGCCAGCACTATTTTCGCAGCCAGTATGCTGCCAGCGGCCAGCAATGGCTTTTCTTTTATGATGCAGGAAATAGAAGAGGTGCTGAACCAATGCTTTCCGCAAGAGAATGTTCGTGATTCATTTTCGTGGGTGGAGGATACGTCAGGTTTTTTTAGCGTGAAGTCTTGCTATGGGCGTTTCAAGTCGTGCTTATCGGGCCCTCCCTTGCAAGCATCTTTGATCAAGGTTTTGAACTTCCTTTGGAAGGTTAGAATTCCCTCAAAAATTCTGTTTTTTGGTGGGAAATTTTTGCACAATAGAATTGCAACAAAAGACCATTTGTGCAAGAGAGGGATTTTGGTGGAGAACATAGATTTATTATGTGTTTTGTGtgtgaaagaggaggaaaatttgGAACATTTATTTGGTGATTGTGAAGTTGTTCATAATATTTGGAGGAGGGTGTTTTGTTGGCTAGGTCCTTCTCTTGAAATGTCCTTTGATAGTTTTGTCTCTTTCTTTTTACATTGCGACACCGTAAAGTGCTCATCGAAGAGATCAATTGTAGGAGTGATTTGGTTAACTATTATTTGGTGCAATTGGATGAAGAGGAATGCCATTATCTTTAAGAAGGAGAGTTTTTGTTTTACGAAATGTTTATCGAATATTATCATGTTTTCTTGGAATTACTTGTTAGCCTTCTATAAGTTAGGTGAGCTTTGTAATTACCACACTTGGAATATCTTACCGCTCGCTTGTTTCGAGTAAGGAGAGCTTTCCGTTTGTATCCTTGGGCGGAGTATCTATTATACTCCCCTTAATTAATAtcattgcttatttaaaaaaaagtattgTGGTTGTGTGGTTGTGACTTTTGCAAAAGTGACATTACTTTAATTTATCTTTACTGGATGATTTCCTTACCGGGTAAGGGTTCTTGATCATAGCTTATTTAAAGTTGGTGTTCAATCATTATTGTCAAGATTTCTCCCTTGATGTGTTTCATTGAGTGTATGATGAAAACCTGGCCTGAGGCCTTTAGTCTTCGTCATCTCAATAATGCCAGTTGGAGTCTTTCTCATCCGCCCAACCATGTCTGGGGTTCCCTGCTCCTGAGGTCCTCTTTCCTTCTTGGATTATGATTTCTTCCTCATAGTTAATATAGGGTTAGGTCTTATTTAACATGTCATTTATAGTATTGGCTCTCTCCAGCATGAGCttctaaaaaaaacatttaatttagCCTCAACATCTTCTTGAATATCTAACATTTCAAATAGTCTTCTTTCACCAACTGCTACTACTTCCTTTGTGAATCTCtcaatatatttttataaggTTCCTTCATTTTCTTCTAGATTTCGCCGAGGACAGCTTTGGTGTTGGGTTTCTGCTTTTGTGTAGTGAATTGGGTGGTGAAAAAGTCACATAACTCCTCCAAGAACTTATTCTTCTGACTGAGAGAACCTATAACCACTTTGTGGAAGTCCCCTTAAGGTTTAGCATGAACAACTTGTACCGAGGATTCATCTTGAGAGTGGGTTTCAGTTTTGGTTACAGACTAGTGCTTTAGTGCCATGTCGTTTATCCTTTTGGGACTGGTGAGATGGTGACAAATGATGATGATAGTCATCTGGTGGCGTTTGACTCCCGCCTCTTCCTCCAGTAACATTAGGCGGATTTTGGTGTCCTCGATGATGATTTGGTTTGGAAATCTTTGAGCCACCTTGAGTGCTAAAAAACGTTGACGAGGACAGGTTTTGGCTTGCCTCAATGCTCGTCACGTGAAgttgtacaaggcacaaatttATCCTTGGGGAAGTGAAGTGCAAGCTTTCTTTAATCAAAGTATTCTTTTAGTGAGGAAGTTGTACTAGGCACAAAATTGTTGGCGATTGTGGAACATTTATTGTCCAGGAATTATAGGCCGCGACCAATGTTGATTCAAAGCTTAACATTGGACAGAACTTAGGGGAGGTTGAAAGGTTGTAATAATTTGGAAGGTTCCTTTTCCAACTTCGGAGCCTCTTCTATCAGGGGGAAAAGTGAAGCCTCCCGTGCTAGATTTGCATGCGACAATCGAACGGGATGTTTTGGATGCTATACTTTGATGGTAGGGACTAGATCGATGACTTTTGCGAAAAGGAGAACATTGCTTTGAAAGAGAGAAtcaaaaatcaatttctacgATCAATGTCATTGTTGTGTTTAGAAGCGAGAGATATGTGAAGATTGAATGGACTAGAGTTTGGATGGGGTGGAGTGAGGTTCCGTTTAGTAAATTTGCAAGGTTAACGCTTCAATGTCTAAGTTCATAAATGAGTGAGAAAGTAGTTTGAGTGTATTGGACCATTCGTCGTGGACCTTGCGGCAATCTACCCAAAGCAAATCTAATGACCTGATTAATAAGGTTAAAACCATAATAAGTTGAAATCAAAATCTTTAAGATTAAAACGTTAGTTAATCACAGGTCATTGTGATATTGTTTTGGCTCGGTGATATCTTTAGTTTTTATTCGTGTGATATATTTATAGTTTGACGCTATACAAATTTCAAAGAGCAAACGTGCGTTTTACAAGATACACTACTGTGTATGCTTGGATACACTCTTCTGTCTACTTTCTCGTGACCTATGTTCTTGCAAGCAGATCCACACTGCGCTTTAAATTCCATAAGAACATTTATTACAAGCAAATTTTTATTGAAACTGAATTCTATTGTAATCACTCTCACAACTTTACTACAACATCCTCTTCAAAACA from Vicia villosa cultivar HV-30 ecotype Madison, WI linkage group LG4, Vvil1.0, whole genome shotgun sequence encodes the following:
- the LOC131599300 gene encoding hypothetical protein At1g04090-like, producing the protein MDSCFSTCFVMNLFKRKQSRTRPVDTVFNLPIVSTNWPPGSGFASGIIDLGGIQVSQVSTFNKIWATYDGGQDNQGATVFEPTGIPQGFSMLGSYSQPNNKPLFGYVLVAKDVSSSTSNSTLKKPIDYTLVFNTSSLKVTQDSSCYIWLPVAPDGYNALGHVVTTTPDKPPLDKIKCVREDLTDQCESSSWIWGSSDVNFSDVRPINRGTQAPGVSVGTFVAQNGAETSPPSISCLKNLNPLSKIMPNLLQINSILQVYSPLMYLHPDEEYLPSSVNWFFSNGALLYKKDEESSPIPIAQNGVNLPQDPNNDGTYWLDLPADDVNKDKVKKGNLQSAESYVHVKPMLGGTFTDIAMWIFYPFNGPGRAKVKFLDIKLGKIGEHVGDWEHVTLRVSNLDGQLWKMYFSQHSKGEWVDSSQLEFQTDNNNNRPVFYSSLHGHASYPHEGLVLQGRNGIGIRNDSAKSSMIMDLEKFVLVSAEYLEPFVVEPSWLKYFREWGPKIDYDLDEELRKVEKILPWKLKDVFINIIRNLPKEVLGEEGPTGPKVKNNWSGDEV